From the Hevea brasiliensis isolate MT/VB/25A 57/8 chromosome 15, ASM3005281v1, whole genome shotgun sequence genome, one window contains:
- the LOC110648046 gene encoding probable WRKY transcription factor 75 isoform X2: MTNSHVFNNFQGDTSNGFLGLKMDNQAAALLPRTEFKDLNSSSQSASFASGSETELKPGKKKGEKKIRKPRYAFQTRSQVDILDDGYRWRKYGQKAVKNNKFPRSYYRCTHQGCNVKKQVQRLTKDEGIVVTTYEGMHTHPIDRQTDNFEHILNQMQIYTSF, translated from the exons ATGACAAATTCTCATGTTTTTAACAATTTTCAAGGGGATACTTCAAATGGGTTCTTGGGATTGAAGATGGACAATCAAGCAGCAGCACTACTACCAAGAACAGAATTCAAGGACCTTAACTCATCATCACAAAGTGCAAGCTTTGCAAGTGGGTCTGAAACTGAGCTAAAACCAGGCAAAAAGAAGGGGGAAAAGAAGATTAGAAAACCCAGATATGCTTTTCAAACTAGGAGCCAAGTTGATATACTTGATGATGGTTATCGGtggaggaagtatggccaaaaagCTGTCAAAAACAACAAATTCCCGAG GAGCTACTATCGGTGCACGCATCAAGGGTGCAATGTAAAGAAACAAGTGCAACGCCTAACCAAAGATGAAGGCATTGTAGTAACAACTTATGAAGGGATGCATACTCATCCTATAGACAGGCAAACTGACAACTTTGAACATATCTTGAACCAGATGCAAATTTACACTTCCTTTTGA
- the LOC110652689 gene encoding uncharacterized protein LOC110652689, translated as MENPVKRVLLTSNGDEISQNIAFHLAKRGCRLVLMGNENCLKSISEKIAGTVRGIVPVEIVGMDMEEEREGAFDDAVCEACRILGNLDAFVHCYDYEGKMQNPLELVEDEFKKIVKINFMAPWFLLKAVGRRMRDNKLGGSIVFVTSIIGAERGIYPGAAAYGSCSAGIQQLVRHSAMEIGKYKIRVNAIARGLHLQDEYPLAVGKERAEKLVTEVAPLQRWLDARNDLASTVIYLISDGSLYMTGTTIFVDGGQSLSRPRMRSFM; from the exons ATGGAAAATCCGGTAAAAAGGGTGTTGCTTACCTCTAATGGGGACGAGATTTCTCAGAATATTGCTTTCCATTTAGCCAAGCGAGGATGCAG GTTGGTCTTGATGGGAAACGAGAACTGTCTAAAAAGTATCAGCGAGAAGATAGCAGGAACAGTAAGGGGTATTGTGCCTGTGGAGATTGTAGGAATGGATATGGAGGAGGAGAGGGAGGGAGCTTTTGATGACGCAGTGTGTGAGGCATGCAGGATTTTGGGGAATTTGGATGCTTTTGTACATTGCTACGACTATGAAG GAAAGATGCAGAACCCTTTAGAATTAGTTGAAGATGAGTTCAAAAAGATAGTGAAAATAAACTTTATGGCTCCATGGTTCCTACTAAAGGCAGTTGGAAGAAGAATGCGTGACAATAAGTTGGGAGGTTCAATTGTCTTTGTGACCTCAATAATCGGTGCTGAGAGAGGAATTTATCCAGGTGCTGCTGCTTATGGTTCATGTTCAGCTGGAATCCAGCAATTAGTTAGA CATTCGGCTATGGAAATTGGTAAATACAAAATCAGGGTGAACGCAATTGCACGGGGTTTGCACCTACAAGATGAATATCCCTTAGCAGTGGGGAAGGAGAGAGCAGAGAAGTTGGTCACAGAGGTAGCGCCGCTCCAGAGATGGCTTGATGCTAGAAATGATCTAGCATCAACTGTCATTTATTTAATAAGTGATGGCTCACTCTACATGACTGGGACAACTATATTTGTCGATGGAGGGCAGTCTTTGTCGAGGCCTCGGATGCGATCTTTCATGTGA
- the LOC110648046 gene encoding probable WRKY transcription factor 75 isoform X1, translating into MEKFQMLFPFSSTGSPSYPVSSTMTNSHVFNNFQGDTSNGFLGLKMDNQAAALLPRTEFKDLNSSSQSASFASGSETELKPGKKKGEKKIRKPRYAFQTRSQVDILDDGYRWRKYGQKAVKNNKFPRSYYRCTHQGCNVKKQVQRLTKDEGIVVTTYEGMHTHPIDRQTDNFEHILNQMQIYTSF; encoded by the exons ATGGAAAAGTTTCAAATGTTATTTCCTTTTTCATCGACAGGGTCGCCTTCTTATCCTGTATCGTCAACCATGACAAATTCTCATGTTTTTAACAATTTTCAAGGGGATACTTCAAATGGGTTCTTGGGATTGAAGATGGACAATCAAGCAGCAGCACTACTACCAAGAACAGAATTCAAGGACCTTAACTCATCATCACAAAGTGCAAGCTTTGCAAGTGGGTCTGAAACTGAGCTAAAACCAGGCAAAAAGAAGGGGGAAAAGAAGATTAGAAAACCCAGATATGCTTTTCAAACTAGGAGCCAAGTTGATATACTTGATGATGGTTATCGGtggaggaagtatggccaaaaagCTGTCAAAAACAACAAATTCCCGAG GAGCTACTATCGGTGCACGCATCAAGGGTGCAATGTAAAGAAACAAGTGCAACGCCTAACCAAAGATGAAGGCATTGTAGTAACAACTTATGAAGGGATGCATACTCATCCTATAGACAGGCAAACTGACAACTTTGAACATATCTTGAACCAGATGCAAATTTACACTTCCTTTTGA